GGATCTTTTCTTCAATCTAAAATCCCATATTATTACGAGATTAGTGTCTTATCACTCCGGCAGTAGGACTCGAACCTACGACATCATGATTAACAGTCATGCGCTACTACCAACTGAGCTATGCCGGAATATATAGTCCGTACGGGATTCGAACCCGTGTTACCGCCGTGAAAAGGCGGTGTCTTAACCCCTTGACCAACGGACCATAGATGTCTCATCAACACTCTTATTATTATAACAAATATCTTTTATTTGTCTAGCTTTTTTTCAAAAAATTATAATAATATTTGTCTGCTTTTTTAAATAAATTTCAATTTATCCTCCTTCAAAAGCAGAAGGGTAGAAGTAAGATATTTCTATAACATAATGGGTAATAAACATATTATTTACTTTTTATACTTTTAGTGGGAAACTCTAGCATGTCAGACTAACTTGTTTTTTAGTTATACTTTTATTTATAACAGGACATAATAAAAGTAACTCAAGGTTCTTTAAAATAGGATTGACAGTCATCTATGAATTTTGTTAGAATAATAGAGTTATGAGGTCTCATAGCTCAGCTGGATAGAGCATTCGCCTTCTAAGCGAACGGTCGCAGGTTCGAATCCTGCTGGGATCAAAGAAGTCTTTTAGTCTCATCTAAAGGGCTTCTTCTTTATTTAAAAAATAAATTAAGGCTAACATAGGCAAAAGTAAAAAATATAAACTACTTTTGATTAAATAACGGCACATAACAGTTGATAGTAAAACGCCTATCATAAACATAATAATAGCCATAAAAATATAAAAAGCCTGCTTTCTAATCTGCTCATTTTTTTCTACACTACCCTTAAGAAAAAGATAAGCAGCATTTTTTATATTTCCAGTCATCATAGTATTAGTATAAGGATAACCTCTGACTCTTTTGAAGGTTGCTAGTTGAATAGAAGCGAAAAAGGCTAATCCCGCAATCGTAAAAATAGAGGGTAAAATCGGACTAAAAATAGCTATAACAGATAATAAAATAAATAATACATAAGTACTTGATTTATGCCACCTTAAATTTTTAGGTGTAATCCACTTTCTAAGAAAATAGTAGAAAAATTGTCCTAAAATAAAGAAAATAATCGGAATAAAAAAACTAAAAGCTTCTTTAAAATGACCATCTGCAAATTTCATCATCATATACAGAAGATTTCCGGTTTGCATGCTAGCAAAGCGCCCGCCTTGTGTAATAAATGTATAAGCATCAATAAAACCACTCATAAAAGTTAGAAGCATAGCTACTCTTAAACCTTCAAAATTTTGATAATCTTTTGTCATAATTTCTCCTTTTGTTTCACGTGAAACTTTTTAAAGATATTTATTAGTTTCACAAGCAAATAAGCGATTTATCTCATCTTTATGAGTCTTAATACTTAATAAATGTTGAATCCAATCATCAATTTAAAATATCATAGTAAAGACCAATCAATAGCTCTTTTATAACCAATTGCTAGTCAATTACTAAACGGCGTAATCAAAAACCAGCCTCTTAAAAATCATTTTAACATGATTTTTTCACTTTAGGGTAATTCACAATTAATATCAGCTTTTATAAACTTTTCTAAACCATAATACTAATGCTTAATGCTGTTTGATAATTTCAGAATGATCCTTTTTCCCTTATTTATGGTAAGGGCTTCCCTCTTGAATCATAAAGGCTCGATAAATTTGTTCTACAAAAACAAGACGCATTAACTGATGAGGAAGAGTTAATAACCCAAAGCTCATTAATATAGAAGCTCTTTTTTTAACTTCCTGTGATAATCCTAAACTCCCTCCAATAACGAAGGTCAAATCAGAATATCCCTTCAACATTGTAGCAGATAAAAGTTGGCTAAATTTCTCAGAAGAAAATTGCTTCCCTTCTATTGCTAAAACAATAACAAACTCACGATTAGAAATCTTATTAAGAATTCGCTGACCCTCTTTTTCAAGAATATAAGTATTTTGAGCTTGACTAGCATTATTTGGAATTTTCTCATCGGGTAATTCTTCCAGTTCAAATTTAGTAAAACGCTTTAGACGTTTACAATATTCAGCAATCCCATCTTTCAGATATTTTTCCTTTAATTTACCAACTGTGATTAATTTGACTTTCATATAATTTATTATAACATCTTTTTTAATATACTTTTCCACAGTTTTTTAAATCATAAATTTTTCTAAAAAATACTTCTTTGTAAATAGCAATCAACATTTTCTGAAAGTTTTCCACAACTTGTGGATTCTTTCTTTTTTAATTATTTTAAGGTATAATTAAGTCAAATTACTTAGACTAGTCATTATAAATTTTGGAGGCTTTAAAGTGAATAATACGAAATCTCACCCTTTTTTAAAATGGTTTATACCTTTTTTAGTTATTTTTTTAACTTTTATTTTAGGGGTCATATCAACACTTACCTTTAATTGGATAACTGGTAACAAATCGTTTTCTAACAATGGAAAAACAACTGTTAGTAATGTCATTTATGATACCAAATCTAACACTACCAAGGCTGTTAAAAATGTCAAAAATACAGTTGTATCTGTCATCAATTATCAAAAAACAGATAATAGTTATTACAATTATGACAGCGGTTCTCAAGAAAAAAATAAATCAGAGGATGGTCTAGGAGTCTACGGTGAAGGTTCTGGTGTTATCTATAAAAAAGATGGCGATAGTGCTTATTTAGTTACAAACAATCATGTCGTTAAAGATGCAGAAAAGTTAGAAATCATGATGGCTAATGGTAAAAAAGTTGTCGGTAAATTAGTAGGTTCTGATACTTATTCTGATCTGGCTGTTATTAAAATTTCTTCTAAGTATGTTACGACAGTTGCTGAATTTGCTAATTCGGATAAAATAAAAGTTGGAGAACCAGCAATCGCTATTGGTAGCCCTTTAGGCAGTGATTATGCTAATTCTGTAACAGAAGGAATTGTTTCAAGTCTCAGTCGTACAGTAACTTCACAAAATGAAAATGGCGAAACAATTTCAACTAATGCTATTCAAACAGACGCAGCTATTAACCCTGGTAATTCTGGTGGCGCTTTAATTAATATCAAAGGACAAGTTATTGGTATCAATTCAAGTAAAATTGCATCAAGTAATAACTCAAATAGTGGCGTTGCTGTTGAAGGAATGGGCTTTGCAATTCCTTCAAACGATGTTGTCTCTATTATTAATCAATTAGAAGAAAATGGTGAAGTTGTTAGACCCGCTCTTGGTATTTCAATGGCTAATCTTAGTGAAGCTTCAACAAGTGGAAGAGATACTTTAAAAATACCAAGTGATGTCACAAGCGGTATTGTTGTTCTTTCAACACAAAGTGGTATGCCAGCAGATGGGAAGCTGAAGAAATATGATGTCATTACAGAAATTGATGGGAAGAAGGTAGCGTCTATCAGCGATCTTCAAAGTATTCTTTACAAACACAAAAAGGGAGATAAAATTAAACTCACTTTCTATCGCGAAAAAGATAAACAAACAGTTGAGATCCAATTAACTAAAACAAGTCAAGATTTGAATCATTAAGAATGGACAACTATACAATACAACAATAAGTCTGGGACAACCATAATCCCAGTCTTATTTTTAGATAAAACAGCAGCTCTTTATAAATGATAACTGATAGTCAATACAAATCAAATAGATTAAGACGTAGAAAAGTTAATGGGTTCTAAGCGCCACATTAACCAGTGACAGCTAGTATAGATGTTCTGCCTAGCCCACAGTACTAGTTCGTTGTCAAATACTGATCTCGTCCTCCATAACATCACAACTGCCTACAATTTACAAAACAATACTTGGAGTACGGCAAGTTCAAAAAGTCCGAGAAATTCTTTGAGGTGAGATATGAAGACAACTTCGTTGACTTTTAGTATTAGGCAGATAATAGAGATAACCTAAATGTCTCTAACCAACTGTGAAGGGGCGGGATAATTTATCTAAGTGAAGGATTTTTATCCCACCTCTTCTATTTTTATTATTGGAGTAAATGATGACTGAACAATTAAAATATCTTAATACTAAAGATATTAATCCAAATCCCTATCAACCTCGACTGCAATTTAAAACTAAAGAATTGGAAGAGTTAGCACAATCTATTAAAGAAAATGGCTTAATTCAACCCATTATTGTTCGAAAATCTGATATTTTTGGCTACGATTTGGTTGCAGGAGAAAGGCGCTTAAAAGCAGCAAAATTAGCTGGATTAAATAAGATTCCTGTTATTATCAAAAAAATTTCTGATGATGACAGTATGAAGCAAGCTATTATCGAAAATTTACAACGTTCTGATCTTAATCCTATTGAAGAAGCCAAAGCTTACCAAAATCTCATTAATAGAAATCATATGACTCATGATGATATTGCTAAAGTAATTGGAAAATCAAGACCATATATTACTAACAGTATCAGATTGTTAAATCTTCCTCTGCACATCAGCCAAGCTCTTGAAAAAGGTCTAATTTCTCAAGGACACGCACGACTTCTTTTAAGTGTAGAAAAGCAAGACTTACAAGATAAATGGTTCCAAAAAATTCTTACTGAACAGTTAAGTGTGCATCAAATTGAAAGAGCACTTAAAAGTCAAACAAAGAAAGAAAAAAAACCTTCAAAAGACATTTTTCTGGCAGAAAAAGAAAAAGAGCTAAGTCAATCATTAGGCTTACCTGTTGTTATTCATTATAATAAAAAACATCAAGGTCAACTTAAAATTTCTTTTTCGTCCGAAGAAGACTTCAACAGATTAATGAACAAGTTAAACTAGCTTGTTCATTTTGTTTTTGTTTTTAACCACTTTTCCACAAGAAAAGATGCTATCGAATCTCTTGATTAACAGAATTTATCATCTTTTCC
This region of Streptococcus mutans genomic DNA includes:
- a CDS encoding YoaK family protein — encoded protein: MTKDYQNFEGLRVAMLLTFMSGFIDAYTFITQGGRFASMQTGNLLYMMMKFADGHFKEAFSFFIPIIFFILGQFFYYFLRKWITPKNLRWHKSSTYVLFILLSVIAIFSPILPSIFTIAGLAFFASIQLATFKRVRGYPYTNTMMTGNIKNAAYLFLKGSVEKNEQIRKQAFYIFMAIIMFMIGVLLSTVMCRYLIKSSLYFLLLPMLALIYFLNKEEAL
- the rlmH gene encoding 23S rRNA (pseudouridine(1915)-N(3))-methyltransferase RlmH, encoding MKVKLITVGKLKEKYLKDGIAEYCKRLKRFTKFELEELPDEKIPNNASQAQNTYILEKEGQRILNKISNREFVIVLAIEGKQFSSEKFSQLLSATMLKGYSDLTFVIGGSLGLSQEVKKRASILMSFGLLTLPHQLMRLVFVEQIYRAFMIQEGSPYHK
- a CDS encoding S1C family serine protease; protein product: MNNTKSHPFLKWFIPFLVIFLTFILGVISTLTFNWITGNKSFSNNGKTTVSNVIYDTKSNTTKAVKNVKNTVVSVINYQKTDNSYYNYDSGSQEKNKSEDGLGVYGEGSGVIYKKDGDSAYLVTNNHVVKDAEKLEIMMANGKKVVGKLVGSDTYSDLAVIKISSKYVTTVAEFANSDKIKVGEPAIAIGSPLGSDYANSVTEGIVSSLSRTVTSQNENGETISTNAIQTDAAINPGNSGGALINIKGQVIGINSSKIASSNNSNSGVAVEGMGFAIPSNDVVSIINQLEENGEVVRPALGISMANLSEASTSGRDTLKIPSDVTSGIVVLSTQSGMPADGKLKKYDVITEIDGKKVASISDLQSILYKHKKGDKIKLTFYREKDKQTVEIQLTKTSQDLNH
- a CDS encoding ParB/RepB/Spo0J family partition protein — encoded protein: MTEQLKYLNTKDINPNPYQPRLQFKTKELEELAQSIKENGLIQPIIVRKSDIFGYDLVAGERRLKAAKLAGLNKIPVIIKKISDDDSMKQAIIENLQRSDLNPIEEAKAYQNLINRNHMTHDDIAKVIGKSRPYITNSIRLLNLPLHISQALEKGLISQGHARLLLSVEKQDLQDKWFQKILTEQLSVHQIERALKSQTKKEKKPSKDIFLAEKEKELSQSLGLPVVIHYNKKHQGQLKISFSSEEDFNRLMNKLN